In Pantoea cypripedii, the DNA window GGATTCTGCTACTGCACAATCCTCACCCGCTGCAACAACGCGTCCCACTTCTGGCAGGTCAACAAACACCATGTCACCTAACAATTCCTGGGCATGCTCGGTGATCCCCACGGTAAAGGTACCGTCGGCTTCCTTACGTACCCACTCGTGGCTATCTTTGTACTTCAATTCTTTTGGTACATTGCTCATCGCCAAATCTCCTGAAAAAAGTTACTGAGCGACCGGCTTACCGGCGCGAACAAAAATCGGTTTGGTGACCTTCACCGGCATTTCACGGTTGCGGATTTCCACAATCGCCTGCTCGCCAATACCCGCTGGCACACGTGCCAGCGCAATGCTGTAACCCAGCGTTGGAGAGAAGGAACCACTGGTAATAATACCCTGCTGCGGCTGACCCTGTTCATCGGTGAAACGTACCGGCAAGCCGTTACGCAGCACCCCTTTTTCGGTCATTACCAGACCCACCAGTTTTTCTGTGCCTGCGGCACGCTGAGCTTCCAGGGCGTCACGGCCAATAAAATCACGGTCGGTCGGTTCCCAGACGATGGTCCAGCCCATATTGGCCGCCAGCGGTGAAACGCCCTCATCCATCTCCTTGCCATACAGATTCATCCCCGCTTCCAGACGCAACGTGTCTCGTGCGCCCAGACCCGCAGGTTTGACACCCGCCGCCAGCAGACGCTGCCAGAAATCCGCAGCCTCGGTCGCAGGCAAGGCAATCTCGTAGCCCGCTTCGCCGGTATAACCGGTGGTGGCAATAAACAACTCTTCCGCCTGAACACCGAAGAAGGGCTTCATACCCGCCACAGCATCGCGTTGTGCCGCGCTAAACAGCGACTGCGCTTTTTGCTGAGCCTGAGGTCCCTGCACCGCAATCAGCGCCAGATCGTCACGCTCGGTCAAGGTCACACCGTATTTCTTCGCGTGTTCACCAATCCATTGCAGATCTTTTTCACGCGTAGCGGAGTTCACCACCAGACGGAAAAAGTCCTCGGTCATAAAGTAAACAATCAAATCATCAATGACGCCACCGGAAGCATTCAACATGCCGGTGTAGAGCGCTTTGCCTGGCTGAGTCAGTTTGGCGACATCATTTGCCAGCAGATAACGCAGAAATTCACGGGTGCTCGCCCCGCGCAGGTCGACAATGGTCATGTGGGAAACATCAAACATGCCGGCATCAGTGCGTACCGCGTGGTGCTCATCCATTTGTGAGCCGTAATGCAGAGGCATCATCCAGCCGTGGAAATCTACCATGCGGGCACCGCTGGCCTGATGCTGTTCGAATAGAGGCGTTTGCTGAGTCATAACCATCCTGTAGAAAACAAGTGAAGGTGACGCGCCTGCGCAGCCATGATGGCTGACGCAAACGTTCTCTTTGCGCTGACGTTACCACCGAACGCCTGAATTAACCATAAGGAAAACGAGGGCGAAACAAAGCCTGCCGTCTGCGAAGCGCCGCACAGAATGCAGGATAATCCACTGGTTTTATGTGATTAAACACGCACAAAATACAACAACATAACTTTTATACAGCAAAATAATGGAATCCAGCGCCACGCATGGACAAATACTCCCAGAAAAAAACCGCTTTGACATGAGAAAATATAATGCGAATTTCGGCGTAAAATTAGAATAAATCAAACGAGGCGCAAAAAGAGGGCGACCTTGCCTCATGATGGTGCAAAGGGGGATTAATGATGTCGTTAAGCGTTGAACGTAGCGGCGCGATTTATCGCGCGCCTTTGGCAGCCGCGCCAGGATAAGCCAGCGCGATAAATCGCGCCGCTACGGAATGGGTGCAGATTCAGAGAAGGTTAGCGCAGCCAGCCGGGGATATCATTCAGCCCCATGGCCTGCTTCAGCATCATCGGTTTGACCCCTGGCAGGGTATCCGCCAGTTTCAGGCCGACGTCACGCAGGAATTTTTTCGCGGGATTGCTCCCGGCAAAAAGCTCACGGAAACCCTGCATACCCGCCAGCATCAGCGCCGCACTGTGTTTGCGGCTGCGTTCATAACGTCGCAGGTAGAGGTGCTGCCCGATATCCTTGCCCTGACTGTGCAGGCGGCGGATTTCACCGATCAGTTCGGCGGCATCCATAAAGCCGAGGTTAACCCCCTGCCCGGCCAGCGGATGGATGGTATGGGCCGCATCGCCCACCAGCGCCAGCCGGTGGGCAGCAAAATTACGCGCATAGCGTGCCATCAGCGGGAAGGTTTTGCGTTCGCTCTCCACCTGGCACAGACCAAGGCGCATATCGAAAGCCACCGAAAGCTGCTGATTGAACAGCGCTTCCGGCATATCCTGCAAACGCGTGGCTTCCTGGGGAGACAACGACCAGACAATCGAACTCAGATGTGGGTCCTGCATCGGCAAAAATGCCAGAATGCCGTCACCGTGAAACACCTGACGCGCCACTGCGTCGTGCGGCAGGTCAGTGCGGATATTCGCCACCAGCGCGTGGTGGTCGTAATCCCAGAACGTGATCGGGATATCGGCTTTGTCGCGCAGCCAGGAGTTGGCACCGTCGGCAGCAATCAACAGGCGGGCGCTCATCATGCTGCCATCCTGCAGAGTGATAAAGGCTTCGTTGTCGCCAAAAGCCACCTGCTGCAACTGCGCCGGAGCCAGCAACGTAATATCGCTGCACTGGCTGGCGCGCTGCCACAACGCGCTATGAATCACCGGATTTTCAATGATATGGCCGAGGTGAGCTAAACCCTGCTGCTCATCATCGAAACTGATGCTGCCAAAACTGTCCTGATCCCACACTTCCATGCCGTGATACGCGCTGGCGCGCAATGCCAGAATCGTTGACCAGACATCGAGCTTTTGCAGCAGGCGTTCACTGGCCGCATTGATCGCCGATACACGGATCGATGGCGCAGCTTGCAGATCAAAACGCGGCTCTGCCGCCTTCTCCAGCACTGCAACGCGCAATCCACTGCCTTGCAGCCCGCAGGCAACGGCCAGTCCGACCATGCCACCGCCAGCGATAGCCACATCAAAAGTTTGCATTGCTGCCCCTTAATTCATGCTTAACGTTTTACCCAGCCGAGCGTCCGCGCGGCAAGGGGGTTTCGCAGCCACGGCAGATGGTCCATTGCCACCAGCCCAAGATTTCGTCCTGCCACCAGCGTGGCATAACGGTTAGCAAATAATCGTACCAGACCATCGGTCACGCCAATGGTCGCCGCACGATCCGGCTGACGTCGTGCGGCAAAATGATGGAGCACCGCATAACTACCGGGGTCCTGCTGGTGACGCCAGGCACTCGCCAGCGTTTCTGCCAGCGACATCACATCACGCAGGCCGAGGTTAAAACCCTGCCCGGCGATGGGATGCAGCGTCTGCGCCGCATTGCCCACCAGTGCCAGTCGGTGCGCCACCTGCCGCTCGGCGGTTTGTAACGCCAGCGGGTAAATCTCGCGCTGGCCGGTGTGCGTGAAACGCCCCAGCCGCCAGCCGAATGCCTGTTGCAGTTCACGCAGAAAAGTCGCGTCATCCCACTGCGCCAGTGGGTCTTTCTCGTCCAGCGGATGACACCACACCAGCGACATACGGTTGCCCGACATCGGTAACAACGCCAGCGGACCGTGTTCGGTGAAGCGTTCGAAGGCACGTCCCTGATGCGGCAGCTGCGTGGTGACATTGGCAATCACCGCCAGCTGCTGGTAATCCTCTCGCTGCCAGCTGATGCCGCAGGAAGCCGCCAGCGGGGAACGGGAGCCGTCTGCCGCCACCAATAGCGCACCATCCAGCTGTTCGCCGCTGTCCAGTGTCACCTGCACGCTATCAGCGCTGCGTGACACCGCCGTGACATGCGCCGGGCAACGTAACGTCACGCCTGGCGCGCTTTTCAGCCGCTGAAACAGGCGTTGCCCGACATCGAACAGCTCCACCACCTGGCCCAGCGCCGGTAGCTGATAATCCGCCGCCTGCATCGAGACAAACCCGGTATGACCACGGTCGGAAACATGAACGTGGGTGATCGGCGTGGCGCAATCCTGCAACGAGCGCCACAGATCAATCTCCGCCAGCTGCTGGCAGGTCCCTGCCGCCAGCGCGATAGCGCGCCCGTCATATCCGGGGTGAGCACGGCTGTCCGGTTGGCTGCGTTCAATCAGCGTCACCGGCAGCTTTCCCTGCGTCAGATGGGATATCGCCAGCGCCAGGGTGGCACCGGTCATGCCACCGCCTGCAATCAGAATAGTCATACCTGACGCGCCGCCGCCATCAAGGCTTCAATCGCATCAGCATCTTTCACCACGCTGTCGGTGAGATTCTCGTTGCCTTCCGCAGTAATCACGATGTCATCCTCAATACGGATGCCGATACCACGATACTGTGCCGGAACGTTAGCATCCGGCGCGATATACAGACCGGGTTCGATAGTCAGCACCATACCGGGTTCCAGGATACGATCGCGGCTCGGGGTGCCATAATGGCCGACGTCATGCACATCCAAACCCAGCCAGTGGCTCAGACCATGCATAAAGAACTGGCGATGCGCCTGCTCAGCAATCAGTGCGTCCACTTCACCTGCCATCACGCCCAGCTCAACCAGGCCGGTCACCATGATGCGTACCACCTCTTCGTTCACGTCATGGATGCTGATGCCGGGGCGGAACAATTCCAGCGCCTTGTACAGCGAGGCCAGCACGATGTCGTAAATGGCACGCTGCGGTTCGCTGAATTTGCCGTTCACCGGGAAGGTACGGGTGATATCCCCCGCGTAACCGTGAAACTCACAGCCCGCATCGATCAGCACCAAATCACCCTCACGCATCTCACACTCGTTTTCGGTGTAATGCAGGATGCAGCCGTTTTCACCGGAACCGACGATGGTGTTATAGGAAGGGAAACGCGCGCCATGGCGATTGAATTCGTGGTGAATTTCGCCTTCCAGATGATATTCAAACATCCCCGGACGGCAGGTCTGCATCGCCCGGGTATGCGCCAGCGCGCTGATTTCACCGGCGCGGCGCAGGATGGCAATCTCTTCCGGCCCTTTAAACAGACGCATGTCATGCACCCACGGACGCCAGTCAGTGACGGTAGCAGGCGCGCTCAGATTCTGACGGAAGCCGCGACGCAGTTTCTCCAGCGCGCTGAATACCAGCGAGTCCGCCTCGGGATACAGCCCCTGCGCGTGATACACCACATCCAGGCCATTCAACAGTTGGTACAGCTGCTCGCCGATGTCATCCCACGGCAATGCACGATCAACGCCAAGCTTCGCTGGTGCAGCGTCCTGCCCCAGGCGGCGGCCAAACCAGATTTCTGCGGTGAGGTCGCGCACGCGGTTGAACAGCACGCTGTGGTTGTGGGTGTCGTCACTTTTGATCAGCACCAGCAACGCCTGCGGCTCGTTAAAACCGGTGAAATACCAGAAATCACTGTTCTGACGGAAGGAATACTCGCTGTCGTTGCTGCGCGTCACTTCAGGCGCGGCAAAGATCAATGCGGCACTACCGGGCGCCATACGGGCAATCAGCGCCTGACGACGTTGCTGGAAAGTTTCCAGTGTAATCATGTTTGCACTCCCTGTTGAAAAGCGGGCACGGTAGTACCCGGAATGACGCGCTTAGTGTAGCGTTGGCTTCTTCACTTCAGGTGCAGTAGGTGGCTGCGGCTGGTTGAAGGTGTCGTGGCACAGCAAGGCGGCGACACGCACATACTCAATCACCTCTTCAAGTGATTGCTCAAGCTCTTCCTGATCTTCATCTTCGTCGTAGCCCAGTTGGGCAATGGTGCGCAGATCATCAATCGCTTCACCGGTTTCGCCTGTGACTTTATCCAGTTTCGGTTGCGTCACACCCAGGCCGAGCAGGAAATGGTTAACCCATCCAGCCAGCGCATCGGCGCGATCAAACACCGTAATGTCATCATCGTCAGGTAGCATCAGCTGAAACAGGAAGCCCTCTTCATCCAGCGTATTGGCCAGGCTTTCATGCAGCGCCTGTAACGGCTGTGACAGGCTTTGCGAAAAGGCCATGCCTTCGTTGGTGAGATCGTGCACCAGCGTCTTCCAGCTGTTATCCTGGTTGCCGCCACACAGGATGCCGCAAATCAGGCCGTGCATTTCGGCCGGGGTCATTCCCACGCCCTGCTGGGAAAGCGCCGTAGCCAGCGCGTTGTAAGTGGGCGTTGCGTTCTGTAAAGACATAAGCTTTCATCGTCGTTGGCAGAATAAGTTCGTGTTATGCTACCACCAGGTGCCTCAGGGTTTCCAGAAAAGGGGTTGTAACTTATCACGCGGGTCTATATAGTTGCGCACCTCCCAAGCCATTGACTGCTAAGGGAGATGCGGGCGAAGTAATCAGTCAGGAAGGTGGCATGTCTGCACAACCAGTAGATATTCAGATTTTTGGTCGTTCATTGAGAGTGAATTGTCCGCCTGAACAGCAAGATGCGCTGAATCTGGCAGCTGAGGACCTCAATCAACGGTTGCAAGATTTAAAAGTTCGCACTAGAGTCACAAATACAGAGCAACTGGTGTTCATCGCCGCGTTAAACATTTGCCACGAGCTGGCACAAGAGAAAGGTAAAACGCGCGACTATGCAGCCAATATGGAACAACGTATTCGCATGCTGCAACAGACCATTGAACAAGCATTAGTTGAGCAAGGTCGCATAACTGATCGCCAGGGCACAAAGTTTGAATAACACTTCATGGTTATCGTGATACAGTAACGGTGAAGTAAATTTTCTCTGAGATGTTTGCATGTGGGCCAGTCCCCTGAGCCGATATTTCATTACCACAGAATGTGGCGCTCCGTAACTTGTGAGCATGCTCGGTCCGTCCGAGAAGCCTGATAGTTGCGACGACACATTCACCTTGAACCAAGGGTTCAAGGGTTACAGCCTGCGGCGGCATCTCGGAGATCTCCATTCAGTTCCACATCTGTAATCCCCCGGTACGCATGATATAGTGGCTGGCAACAGCCGACATTGCCGGGGATATCATGTCTGAACCCTCACTACGCGACCGACAAGACATTCGTCAACACGTGCGCCATTTGCGTCGTAATCTCACGGCAGAACAGCAGGAACAGGCAGCCGATTTGCTGGCTGAACATGCCATCAATTTTGCCCCGATTGCCAATGCCGAACGCATCGCGCTGTTCCTTTCTGTGGATGGCGAACTAAATACCCGTCCGCTCATCGCAAAACTCTGGCAACAGAAAAAACAGGTGTATCTCCCCGTGCTGCACCCTTTTGCCCCCGGTAACCTGATCTTCCTGCGCTATACGCCAGACACCCCACTCAGCCCGAATAAATTACGTATCCCCGAGCCGCCACTGGATATCACCCGCATGGCAACGCTCGATCAACTGGACGTGATCATGGTGCCGTTAGTGGCGTTCGACCATAACGGCCAGCGTCTGGGTATGGGTAAGGGGTTTTACGATCGCACCCTGCAAAACTGGCAGCAGCATGGTGTTCTGCCCATCGGGATAGCGCATGATTGCCAGCGCGTGGAAGCGTTGCCGGTAGCGGCATGGGATGTACCATTGCCTGCGGTGATCACACCGTCAAAGCTGTGGCAGTGGTGATTTGCGCGATAAATCGCGCCGCTACAAATCCGTAGCGACGCAGTGTTAAATCAGTACAGCAGACGTGCGCGGATGGTACCTGGAATCGCCTTCATCAGTTGCAGCGCTTTGTCCGCCACATCCTGCTGAGCGTCGATATCGATAACCACATAACCCATCAGCGGAGACGTTTGCAGATACTGGGCGGCAATGTTGATGCCCTGCTCAGCAAAAATCTGGTTGATGGCGGTCAGCACGCCCGGACGATTTTCGTGGATGTGCAGCAGACGGCTGGCGCTGGCAGCATGCATCGGCAGCGAGACTTCCGGGAAATTCACCGCCGACAGCGTAGAACCGTTGTCCGAATACTTCGCCAGCTTGCCAGACACTTCCAGGCCGATGTTTTCCTGTGCTTCCTGAGTCGAACCACCGATATGCGGCGTCAGAATCACGTTATCGAATTCACACAGCGGTGAGTTAAACGGATCGCTGTTCGTCGCTGGCTCAGTCGGGAACACGTCAATGGCCGCGCCCGCCAGATGTTTGTTCGATAAAGCATCACACAGCGCCGGAATATCAATCACCGTACCGCGTGCGGCGTTAATCAGCAGCGCACCCGGCTTCATCATTGCCAGTTCGGCAGCGCTGATCATGTTCTG includes these proteins:
- the gcvT gene encoding glycine cleavage system aminomethyltransferase GcvT — protein: MTQQTPLFEQHQASGARMVDFHGWMMPLHYGSQMDEHHAVRTDAGMFDVSHMTIVDLRGASTREFLRYLLANDVAKLTQPGKALYTGMLNASGGVIDDLIVYFMTEDFFRLVVNSATREKDLQWIGEHAKKYGVTLTERDDLALIAVQGPQAQQKAQSLFSAAQRDAVAGMKPFFGVQAEELFIATTGYTGEAGYEIALPATEAADFWQRLLAAGVKPAGLGARDTLRLEAGMNLYGKEMDEGVSPLAANMGWTIVWEPTDRDFIGRDALEAQRAAGTEKLVGLVMTEKGVLRNGLPVRFTDEQGQPQQGIITSGSFSPTLGYSIALARVPAGIGEQAIVEIRNREMPVKVTKPIFVRAGKPVAQ
- the ubiI gene encoding FAD-dependent 2-octaprenylphenol hydroxylase, which translates into the protein MQTFDVAIAGGGMVGLAVACGLQGSGLRVAVLEKAAEPRFDLQAAPSIRVSAINAASERLLQKLDVWSTILALRASAYHGMEVWDQDSFGSISFDDEQQGLAHLGHIIENPVIHSALWQRASQCSDITLLAPAQLQQVAFGDNEAFITLQDGSMMSARLLIAADGANSWLRDKADIPITFWDYDHHALVANIRTDLPHDAVARQVFHGDGILAFLPMQDPHLSSIVWSLSPQEATRLQDMPEALFNQQLSVAFDMRLGLCQVESERKTFPLMARYARNFAAHRLALVGDAAHTIHPLAGQGVNLGFMDAAELIGEIRRLHSQGKDIGQHLYLRRYERSRKHSAALMLAGMQGFRELFAGSNPAKKFLRDVGLKLADTLPGVKPMMLKQAMGLNDIPGWLR
- the ubiH gene encoding 2-octaprenyl-6-methoxyphenyl hydroxylase; amino-acid sequence: MTILIAGGGMTGATLALAISHLTQGKLPVTLIERSQPDSRAHPGYDGRAIALAAGTCQQLAEIDLWRSLQDCATPITHVHVSDRGHTGFVSMQAADYQLPALGQVVELFDVGQRLFQRLKSAPGVTLRCPAHVTAVSRSADSVQVTLDSGEQLDGALLVAADGSRSPLAASCGISWQREDYQQLAVIANVTTQLPHQGRAFERFTEHGPLALLPMSGNRMSLVWCHPLDEKDPLAQWDDATFLRELQQAFGWRLGRFTHTGQREIYPLALQTAERQVAHRLALVGNAAQTLHPIAGQGFNLGLRDVMSLAETLASAWRHQQDPGSYAVLHHFAARRQPDRAATIGVTDGLVRLFANRYATLVAGRNLGLVAMDHLPWLRNPLAARTLGWVKR
- the pepP gene encoding Xaa-Pro aminopeptidase, with amino-acid sequence MITLETFQQRRQALIARMAPGSAALIFAAPEVTRSNDSEYSFRQNSDFWYFTGFNEPQALLVLIKSDDTHNHSVLFNRVRDLTAEIWFGRRLGQDAAPAKLGVDRALPWDDIGEQLYQLLNGLDVVYHAQGLYPEADSLVFSALEKLRRGFRQNLSAPATVTDWRPWVHDMRLFKGPEEIAILRRAGEISALAHTRAMQTCRPGMFEYHLEGEIHHEFNRHGARFPSYNTIVGSGENGCILHYTENECEMREGDLVLIDAGCEFHGYAGDITRTFPVNGKFSEPQRAIYDIVLASLYKALELFRPGISIHDVNEEVVRIMVTGLVELGVMAGEVDALIAEQAHRQFFMHGLSHWLGLDVHDVGHYGTPSRDRILEPGMVLTIEPGLYIAPDANVPAQYRGIGIRIEDDIVITAEGNENLTDSVVKDADAIEALMAAARQV
- a CDS encoding YecA/YgfB family protein — encoded protein: MSLQNATPTYNALATALSQQGVGMTPAEMHGLICGILCGGNQDNSWKTLVHDLTNEGMAFSQSLSQPLQALHESLANTLDEEGFLFQLMLPDDDDITVFDRADALAGWVNHFLLGLGVTQPKLDKVTGETGEAIDDLRTIAQLGYDEDEDQEELEQSLEEVIEYVRVAALLCHDTFNQPQPPTAPEVKKPTLH
- the zapA gene encoding cell division protein ZapA, which encodes MSAQPVDIQIFGRSLRVNCPPEQQDALNLAAEDLNQRLQDLKVRTRVTNTEQLVFIAALNICHELAQEKGKTRDYAANMEQRIRMLQQTIEQALVEQGRITDRQGTKFE
- a CDS encoding 5-formyltetrahydrofolate cyclo-ligase, with the protein product MSEPSLRDRQDIRQHVRHLRRNLTAEQQEQAADLLAEHAINFAPIANAERIALFLSVDGELNTRPLIAKLWQQKKQVYLPVLHPFAPGNLIFLRYTPDTPLSPNKLRIPEPPLDITRMATLDQLDVIMVPLVAFDHNGQRLGMGKGFYDRTLQNWQQHGVLPIGIAHDCQRVEALPVAAWDVPLPAVITPSKLWQW